A genomic region of Streptosporangium lutulentum contains the following coding sequences:
- a CDS encoding zinc-dependent alcohol dehydrogenase — protein sequence MKANCWMGRNTVEVQEVPDPGILNGHDAIVRITSTAICGSDLHLYDGYVPTMKKGDILGHEFMGEVVEVGPRVSTLRVGDRVVVPFPIACGNCVACRHEMFSVCENSNPNAGLAEKFMGHAPAGIFGYSHMLGGYPGGQAEYARVPFADVGPIKIEGDLPDEQVLFLSDILPTGWMGAEMCDIKPGDVIAVWGAGPVGQFAVASAFLMGAEQVIAIDRFPYRLKRAERAGARTLNYEEVDVLDALRDLTAGRGPDGCIDAVGMEAHHPTGPVHAYDRVKQATRMETERPHALREAIMACRNGGTVSVIGVYGGLLDKFPMGSLMNRSLTLRGGQCHVQRYLKPLLGRIRNGDIDPSFVISHRMRLEDAPRGYEMFKNKQDECNKIVLTP from the coding sequence ATGAAGGCCAACTGCTGGATGGGCCGGAACACCGTCGAGGTCCAGGAGGTTCCCGACCCCGGGATCCTGAACGGCCACGACGCTATCGTCCGCATCACCTCGACCGCGATCTGCGGCTCCGACCTGCACCTGTACGACGGCTACGTCCCGACCATGAAGAAGGGCGACATCCTCGGCCACGAGTTCATGGGCGAGGTGGTGGAGGTGGGCCCGAGGGTGTCGACCCTGCGGGTCGGCGACCGGGTGGTCGTCCCCTTTCCGATCGCCTGCGGCAACTGCGTCGCCTGCCGGCACGAGATGTTCTCGGTGTGCGAGAACTCCAATCCCAACGCGGGCCTGGCGGAGAAGTTCATGGGCCACGCCCCCGCGGGCATCTTCGGTTACTCCCACATGCTCGGCGGCTACCCGGGGGGCCAGGCGGAGTACGCGCGCGTGCCGTTCGCCGACGTGGGACCGATCAAGATCGAGGGCGACCTGCCGGACGAGCAGGTGCTGTTCCTGTCCGACATCCTGCCCACCGGCTGGATGGGCGCGGAGATGTGCGACATCAAGCCCGGTGACGTCATCGCGGTGTGGGGAGCGGGACCCGTCGGTCAGTTCGCGGTCGCCAGCGCGTTCCTGATGGGGGCCGAGCAGGTCATCGCCATCGACCGTTTTCCGTACCGGCTGAAGAGAGCCGAACGGGCGGGCGCGCGGACGCTCAACTACGAGGAGGTCGACGTCCTCGACGCGCTGCGGGACCTCACCGCGGGCCGCGGCCCGGACGGGTGCATCGACGCGGTGGGCATGGAGGCCCACCACCCCACCGGCCCCGTGCACGCCTACGACCGGGTCAAGCAGGCGACCCGGATGGAGACCGAGCGGCCGCACGCCCTGCGCGAGGCGATCATGGCCTGCCGCAACGGCGGGACCGTCTCCGTGATCGGCGTCTACGGCGGCCTGCTCGACAAGTTCCCGATGGGCTCGCTGATGAACCGGTCACTGACACTGAGGGGCGGCCAGTGCCACGTGCAGCGGTATCTGAAGCCCCTGCTGGGCCGGATCCGCAACGGCGACATCGATCCCAGCTTCGTCATCAGCCATCGCATGAGGCTGGAGGACGCCCCGCGCGGCTACGAGATGTTCAAGAACAAGCAGGACGAGTGCAACAAGATCGTCCTGACCCCGTAG
- a CDS encoding SRPBCC family protein, translating into MSTLCGYEIGGTSPVAAVAMAVAGIAAVDLYTALRANRSREHGMRERRMNLHAAITINRPREEVYLYWRDFEKLPRFMTHLESVETIGDGHSRWKARAPLKRTVEWEAEIVEDCSGELISWRSTKGVLAGNRGFVSFSDAPGGRGTEVRVRLIYDPPGGRAGLALARLLGEHPEQQVRDDLRRFKQVMETGEVVRSEGSPEGTRASRQVRQRPAQPVR; encoded by the coding sequence TTGAGTACTTTGTGTGGTTATGAAATCGGTGGGACATCGCCTGTCGCCGCCGTCGCGATGGCGGTCGCCGGCATCGCCGCCGTCGACCTGTACACCGCGCTACGCGCGAACCGGAGCCGTGAGCACGGAATGAGGGAGCGCAGGATGAATCTTCACGCGGCCATCACGATCAACCGCCCTCGCGAGGAGGTGTACCTGTACTGGCGCGACTTCGAGAAACTTCCCCGCTTCATGACGCACCTGGAGTCGGTGGAGACGATCGGCGACGGGCACTCGCGCTGGAAGGCGAGAGCACCGCTGAAGAGGACCGTCGAGTGGGAGGCGGAGATCGTCGAAGACTGCTCCGGCGAGCTGATCTCCTGGCGTTCCACGAAGGGCGTCCTCGCCGGTAACCGCGGTTTCGTGAGTTTCTCCGACGCTCCCGGCGGGCGCGGTACGGAGGTGCGGGTGCGCCTCATCTACGACCCGCCGGGCGGCAGGGCCGGCCTCGCCCTCGCCAGGCTGCTGGGCGAGCACCCCGAGCAGCAGGTGCGAGACGACCTGCGCCGGTTCAAGCAGGTCATGGAGACCGGCGAGGTGGTCCGTTCCGAGGGCAGCCCCGAGGGCACCCGTGCGTCGCGCCAGGTCAGGCAGCGTCCCGCCCAGCCCGTGAGGTAA
- a CDS encoding APC family permease, whose product MAGTSADPGLPRLERRLGLADAVVIGLGSMIGAGVFSALAPAAAAAGSGLLPGLGLAAVVAYCNATSSARLAARYPDSGGTYVYGRMRLGPFWGYLAGWSFVVGKLASCAAMALTVGAYVWPGHQREVAAATVVALTALNYTGVRKAAWLTRTIVAVVLLVLAAVVVASVAGGQARAAGLDISLDTGVRGVLQAAGLLFFAFAGYARIATLGEEVRDPVRTIPRAIPVALGITLVVYAAVAVSVLAVLGPRRLGETTAPLAEAVGVAGVPALVPVVQAGAAIAALGSLLALILGVSRTTLAMARDRYLPPVLAAVHPRFKVPHRAELAVGAVVAVLVLAGDLRGAIGFSSVGVLVYYAIANASAWTLPPGEGRPPRAVPVLGLAGCVALAFSLPPDAVLSGGAVLAAGAILYGTRRLLSRR is encoded by the coding sequence GTGGCGGGGACATCTGCCGATCCCGGGCTGCCGAGGCTGGAGCGCCGGCTGGGCCTGGCGGACGCGGTGGTGATCGGCCTGGGGTCGATGATCGGCGCCGGGGTCTTCTCCGCGCTCGCCCCGGCCGCGGCGGCGGCCGGATCGGGACTGCTGCCGGGACTGGGCCTCGCGGCGGTGGTGGCCTACTGCAACGCCACCTCCTCCGCCCGGCTGGCGGCGCGCTATCCCGACTCCGGCGGCACCTACGTCTACGGCCGGATGCGCCTGGGCCCCTTCTGGGGCTACCTGGCCGGCTGGAGTTTTGTGGTCGGCAAGCTCGCTTCCTGCGCGGCGATGGCCTTGACCGTGGGCGCCTACGTGTGGCCGGGGCACCAGCGGGAGGTGGCCGCGGCCACGGTGGTGGCCCTGACCGCGCTGAACTACACCGGGGTGCGGAAGGCCGCGTGGCTGACCCGCACGATCGTCGCGGTGGTGCTCCTGGTTCTGGCCGCCGTGGTGGTGGCGAGCGTGGCCGGCGGGCAGGCCCGGGCGGCGGGACTGGACATCTCCCTCGACACGGGCGTGCGCGGGGTGCTGCAGGCCGCGGGCCTGTTGTTCTTCGCCTTCGCCGGCTACGCCCGCATCGCCACCCTGGGTGAGGAGGTGCGCGACCCGGTCCGGACGATCCCGCGCGCGATCCCCGTCGCCCTCGGCATCACCCTGGTCGTCTACGCGGCCGTGGCCGTCAGCGTCCTGGCGGTCCTGGGCCCCCGGAGGCTGGGCGAGACGACCGCCCCGCTGGCCGAGGCGGTCGGTGTCGCGGGTGTGCCGGCTCTGGTCCCGGTGGTCCAGGCCGGCGCCGCGATCGCCGCCCTCGGGTCGTTGCTGGCGCTGATCCTCGGCGTCTCCCGCACCACCCTGGCCATGGCCAGGGACCGCTACCTGCCGCCCGTCCTGGCCGCCGTGCATCCGCGTTTCAAGGTGCCGCACCGGGCCGAGCTCGCCGTCGGCGCCGTCGTCGCCGTGCTCGTGCTGGCCGGTGACCTGCGTGGTGCCATCGGATTCTCCTCCGTCGGCGTGCTGGTGTACTACGCCATCGCCAACGCCTCCGCCTGGACCCTGCCTCCCGGCGAAGGCCGCCCGCCCCGGGCCGTTCCCGTCCTGGGCCTCGCCGGCTGCGTGGCGCTGGCGTTCAGCCTCCCGCCGGACGCGGTGCTCTCCGGCGGCGCCGTTCTCGCGGCCGGCGCGATCCTGTACGGGACCCGGCGACTGCTGAGCCGCCGATGA
- a CDS encoding oxidoreductase has product MNKVWLITGAGSGFGQAITQAAVAAGDVVIATARRVATLNDLVTAHPGQVEALPLDVTDTAAIEATVRDVVDRHGRIDVLVNNAGRSHVGAAEETTDAELRSLFEVHVFGPASLIRAVLPHMRDRRSGAIVQLSSMGGQMSFAGFSAYSATKFALEGMSEALAEEVRPLGVKVLVVEPGAFRTALFGNISASAQISDYADTVGPTRRMVETGHGTQPGDPAKAAAAILTALETDETPLRLPLGDDAVDAILGHHDTVRAEISAWEKVARDTRHAD; this is encoded by the coding sequence ATGAACAAGGTCTGGCTGATCACTGGAGCCGGCAGCGGCTTCGGCCAGGCGATCACTCAGGCGGCGGTCGCCGCCGGCGACGTCGTCATCGCGACCGCCCGCCGCGTCGCGACATTGAACGACCTGGTCACGGCGCACCCGGGCCAGGTCGAGGCGCTGCCGCTCGACGTCACCGACACCGCCGCCATCGAGGCCACGGTGCGGGACGTCGTCGACCGCCACGGACGGATCGACGTACTGGTCAACAACGCCGGCCGCAGCCACGTCGGCGCGGCCGAGGAGACCACCGACGCCGAGCTGCGCTCGCTGTTCGAGGTCCACGTCTTCGGGCCCGCCTCGCTGATCCGCGCGGTGCTGCCGCACATGCGCGACCGCCGGTCCGGGGCGATCGTGCAGTTGAGCAGCATGGGCGGCCAGATGTCCTTCGCCGGGTTCTCCGCCTACAGCGCCACCAAGTTCGCGCTTGAGGGGATGTCCGAGGCGCTGGCGGAGGAGGTTCGCCCGCTCGGCGTCAAGGTGCTGGTCGTGGAGCCGGGCGCCTTCCGCACCGCCCTGTTCGGCAACATCAGCGCCAGTGCGCAGATCTCCGACTACGCGGACACCGTCGGCCCGACCAGGCGGATGGTCGAGACCGGGCACGGCACGCAGCCCGGCGACCCGGCCAAGGCGGCGGCCGCCATCCTCACCGCGCTGGAGACCGACGAGACCCCACTGCGCCTGCCCCTGGGAGACGACGCCGTCGACGCCATCCTCGGCCACCACGACACCGTCCGCGCGGAGATCTCCGCCTGGGAGAAGGTCGCCCGCGACACCCGCCACGCGGACTGA
- the hisF gene encoding imidazole glycerol phosphate synthase subunit HisF, producing MSVAVRVIPCLDVDAGRVVKGVNFENLRDAGDPVELARRYDAEGADELTFLDITASSSDRSTMYDVVSRTAEQVFIPLTVGGGVRSVEDVDRLLRAGADKVGLNTAAIARPELLTEASQRYGAQCIVLSVDARRVVDGPPTPSGFEVTTHGGRRGTGIDAVEWARRGEELGAGEILLNSMDGDGTRDGYDLEMIRAVRRAVSVPVIASGGAGSLEHFPPAVEAGADAVLAASVFHFGQLKIGEVKETLRQAGHPVR from the coding sequence ATGAGTGTCGCGGTACGAGTGATTCCCTGCCTGGACGTGGACGCCGGGCGGGTGGTCAAGGGCGTCAACTTCGAGAACCTCCGTGACGCCGGAGACCCGGTGGAGCTGGCCCGCCGCTACGACGCCGAGGGGGCCGACGAGCTGACGTTCCTCGACATCACGGCCTCCAGCTCCGACCGGTCCACGATGTACGACGTGGTCAGCCGGACGGCCGAGCAGGTGTTCATCCCGCTGACCGTGGGCGGGGGCGTGCGCTCGGTCGAGGACGTCGACAGGCTGCTGCGCGCGGGTGCGGACAAGGTGGGCCTGAACACCGCGGCGATCGCCCGGCCCGAGCTGCTGACCGAGGCGTCGCAGCGGTACGGCGCGCAGTGCATCGTGCTGTCGGTGGACGCCCGCCGGGTCGTGGACGGCCCGCCGACCCCGTCCGGGTTCGAGGTGACCACCCACGGCGGTCGCCGGGGCACCGGCATCGACGCGGTCGAGTGGGCCCGCAGGGGCGAGGAGCTCGGCGCGGGGGAGATCCTGCTCAACTCCATGGACGGCGACGGCACCCGCGACGGCTACGACCTGGAGATGATCCGCGCCGTACGGCGGGCCGTGTCGGTCCCCGTGATCGCCAGCGGCGGCGCGGGCTCGCTGGAGCACTTCCCCCCGGCCGTCGAGGCGGGGGCCGACGCGGTCCTGGCGGCGTCGGTGTTCCACTTCGGCCAGCTCAAGATCGGCGAGGTCAAGGAGACCCTCCGCCAGGCGGGCCACCCCGTCCGCTGA
- the priA gene encoding bifunctional 1-(5-phosphoribosyl)-5-((5-phosphoribosylamino)methylideneamino)imidazole-4-carboxamide isomerase/phosphoribosylanthranilate isomerase PriA: MSLELLPAVDVADGRAVRLVQGAAGTETSYGDPLSAALMWQEAGAEWIHLVDLDAAFGRGTNRDLLATVVDALDVKVEMSGGIRDDASLEAALATGCRRVNIGTAALENPAWCSKIIAEYGDSIAIGLDVRGTTLAARGWTQEGGDLWEVLERLEADGCPRYVVTDVTKDGTLLGPNLELLREFCSRTDKPVVASGGVSSLDDLRALAGLVPIGVEGAIVGKALYAQEFTLEEALAAVRS, from the coding sequence ATGTCGCTAGAGCTGCTCCCCGCCGTGGACGTCGCCGACGGCCGGGCGGTTCGCCTGGTCCAGGGCGCGGCCGGCACCGAGACTTCCTACGGCGACCCCCTCTCCGCGGCGCTCATGTGGCAGGAGGCCGGCGCCGAGTGGATCCACCTGGTCGACCTCGACGCCGCCTTCGGCCGCGGTACGAACCGGGACCTGCTCGCCACCGTCGTGGACGCGCTCGACGTCAAGGTGGAGATGTCCGGCGGGATCCGCGACGACGCCTCCCTGGAGGCCGCGCTGGCCACCGGCTGCCGCCGGGTGAACATCGGCACCGCGGCCCTGGAGAACCCGGCCTGGTGCTCCAAGATCATCGCTGAGTACGGCGACAGCATCGCGATCGGCCTCGACGTGCGCGGCACCACCCTCGCCGCCCGCGGCTGGACCCAGGAGGGCGGCGACCTGTGGGAGGTCCTCGAACGTCTTGAGGCCGACGGCTGCCCCCGCTACGTCGTCACCGACGTCACCAAGGACGGCACGCTGCTCGGCCCCAACCTGGAGCTGCTCCGCGAGTTCTGCTCCCGTACCGACAAGCCGGTGGTCGCCAGCGGGGGCGTCTCCTCCCTGGACGACCTGCGTGCCCTGGCCGGGCTGGTCCCGATCGGCGTCGAGGGGGCGATCGTGGGGAAGGCTCTCTACGCGCAGGAGTTCACCCTTGAGGAGGCTCTCGCCGCGGTGAGGTCGTAG
- the hisH gene encoding imidazole glycerol phosphate synthase subunit HisH: MVNITVLDYGSGNLRSAERALARVGADVTVTSDYTAAMEADGLVVPGVGAFAACMAGLRAVRGERVIGRRLAAGRPVLGICVGMQILFETGVEHGVTTEGCGEWPGTVERLDAPVLPHMGWNTVKPPADTVLFAGIDPETRFYFVHSYGVRTWELQAGPGFDDPLVTWSEHNVPFVAAVENGPLTATQFHPEKSGDAGAQLLTNWLGTVR, encoded by the coding sequence ATGGTGAACATAACCGTTCTCGACTACGGCTCGGGCAACCTCCGCTCGGCGGAACGGGCCCTGGCCCGGGTCGGCGCCGACGTCACGGTGACCTCCGACTACACGGCGGCGATGGAGGCCGACGGCCTCGTCGTCCCGGGTGTCGGGGCGTTCGCCGCCTGCATGGCCGGGCTGCGCGCCGTACGAGGCGAGCGCGTCATCGGGCGGCGCCTGGCGGCGGGGCGGCCGGTTCTCGGCATCTGCGTCGGCATGCAGATCCTCTTCGAGACGGGCGTCGAGCACGGCGTCACGACCGAGGGCTGCGGCGAGTGGCCGGGCACGGTGGAGCGTCTCGACGCCCCGGTCCTGCCCCACATGGGCTGGAACACCGTCAAGCCGCCCGCCGACACCGTGCTGTTCGCCGGGATCGATCCGGAGACGCGCTTCTACTTCGTCCACTCGTACGGCGTGCGGACCTGGGAGCTCCAGGCGGGACCGGGCTTCGACGACCCCCTGGTCACCTGGTCGGAGCACAACGTCCCGTTCGTGGCGGCGGTGGAGAACGGCCCGCTGACGGCCACCCAGTTCCACCCCGAGAAGTCGGGCGACGCCGGAGCCCAGCTGCTCACGAACTGGCTCGGAACCGTAAGGTGA
- the hisB gene encoding imidazoleglycerol-phosphate dehydratase HisB translates to MSSTAGEFAPRRGRVERGTKETSVLVEVDLDGTGNVDVSTGVGFYDHMLNQLGKHGLFDLTVKTEGDLHIDSHHTIEDTSIALGAAFREALGDKSGIRRFGNASCPLDEALAQVTVDLSGRPYLVHSEPEGMAPMIGPDYDTTMTRHILESFVAQAAICLHVHVPYGRNAHHIVEAQFKALARALREASELDPRATGVPSTKGVL, encoded by the coding sequence GTGAGCAGTACCGCCGGTGAGTTCGCGCCGCGTCGCGGTCGTGTCGAGCGTGGCACCAAGGAGACCTCGGTGCTGGTCGAGGTCGACCTCGACGGCACCGGAAACGTCGACGTGTCCACGGGTGTCGGGTTCTACGACCACATGCTGAACCAGCTCGGCAAGCACGGACTGTTCGACCTGACCGTGAAGACCGAGGGCGACCTCCACATCGACTCCCACCACACGATCGAGGACACCTCGATCGCCCTGGGGGCCGCGTTCCGCGAGGCTCTGGGCGACAAGTCGGGCATCCGGAGGTTCGGGAACGCGTCCTGCCCGCTGGACGAGGCTCTCGCCCAGGTCACCGTCGACCTGTCCGGCCGCCCGTACCTCGTGCACAGCGAGCCCGAGGGCATGGCCCCGATGATCGGCCCCGACTACGACACGACGATGACCAGGCACATCCTGGAGTCGTTCGTCGCGCAGGCCGCCATCTGCCTGCACGTCCACGTCCCTTACGGCCGCAACGCCCACCACATCGTGGAGGCCCAGTTCAAGGCTCTGGCCAGGGCCTTGCGCGAGGCGTCCGAGCTCGACCCCCGCGCCACCGGCGTGCCGAGCACGAAGGGCGTGCTGTGA
- a CDS encoding histidinol-phosphate transaminase translates to MRLEDLPIRDDLRGRTPYGAPQIDVPVRLNTNENPYGPSASLVTDLAEAVRHGAAGLNRYPDRDAVALRRDLAAYLGHDLTVERVWAANGSNEVLQQILQAFGGHGRTAMGFEPSYSMHPIITGGSSTEWISGAREEDFGLDPDKAVAAIEEHRPDIVFLTSPNNPTGTALAPDVIAKVVQAAPGMVVVDEAYFEFARGGTPSALVLLPDNPRLIVTRTMSKAFAMAGTRLGYLAADPAVIEALLLVRLPYHLSTLTQTAARVALAHQAELLGTVDMLRAERDETVEWLRGKGLTVADSDANFVLFGRFPDRHAVWEGMLEHGVLIREVGPPEWLRVSIGTAKEMAAFRAALEGTL, encoded by the coding sequence GTGAGGCTCGAAGACCTGCCGATCAGGGACGACCTTCGGGGGCGCACGCCGTACGGCGCCCCGCAGATCGACGTCCCGGTCAGGCTCAACACCAACGAGAACCCCTACGGCCCCTCGGCCTCCCTGGTCACCGACCTGGCCGAGGCGGTGCGGCACGGCGCGGCGGGGCTCAACCGCTACCCCGACCGTGACGCCGTCGCGCTCCGCCGGGACCTGGCCGCCTATCTCGGCCACGACCTGACCGTCGAGCGGGTCTGGGCCGCCAACGGCTCCAACGAGGTGCTCCAGCAGATCCTGCAGGCCTTCGGCGGTCACGGCCGCACCGCGATGGGCTTCGAGCCGTCCTACTCGATGCACCCGATCATCACCGGCGGCTCCTCGACCGAGTGGATCTCCGGGGCGCGCGAGGAGGACTTCGGGCTCGACCCGGACAAGGCCGTCGCCGCGATCGAGGAGCACCGGCCCGACATCGTCTTCCTCACCTCGCCCAACAACCCGACCGGCACCGCGCTCGCCCCGGACGTGATCGCCAAGGTCGTCCAGGCCGCGCCTGGCATGGTCGTCGTGGACGAGGCCTACTTCGAGTTCGCGCGCGGCGGCACCCCGTCGGCGCTGGTCCTGCTGCCGGACAACCCCCGGCTCATCGTCACCCGGACGATGTCCAAGGCGTTCGCCATGGCGGGCACCCGCCTCGGCTACCTCGCCGCCGACCCGGCGGTGATCGAGGCGCTGCTCCTGGTGCGCCTGCCGTACCATCTGTCCACGCTCACCCAGACGGCGGCGCGCGTCGCGCTCGCCCACCAGGCCGAGCTGCTCGGCACCGTCGACATGCTGCGGGCCGAGCGGGACGAGACGGTGGAGTGGCTGCGCGGCAAGGGGCTGACGGTCGCCGACTCGGACGCCAACTTCGTGCTGTTCGGCCGTTTCCCGGATAGGCACGCGGTCTGGGAGGGCATGCTTGAGCACGGAGTGCTGATCCGTGAGGTGGGCCCGCCGGAATGGCTGAGAGTGTCCATCGGAACGGCCAAGGAGATGGCGGCGTTCCGCGCCGCCCTGGAGGGAACCCTGTGA
- the hisD gene encoding histidinol dehydrogenase, translating to MISRTDLRGALPEDLHGVLPRAQLDVEAALEKVRSICDDVRHRGAAAVREWTARFDGVELESTRVPVQAVTEALEALDPRIRAALEESIRRARLVHRDQRRTDVTTQVVPGGTVTERWVPVERVGLYVPGGRAVYPSSVVMNVVPAQEAGVSSLAVASPAQREFGGLPHPTILAACALLGVDEVHAVGGAQAVAMFAYGTEECAPVDMVTGPGNIWVAAAKRLLKGRIGIDSEAGPTEIAILADSTADPVHLAADLISQAEHDTIAAAVLVTDSEELAEAVERELPRQVAATKHGERITEALAGRQSGILLVDDMEAGLRVVDAYAAEHLEIHTAGASALAARVRNAGAVFVGAYAPVSLGDYLAGSNHVLPTGGCACHSSGLSVQTFLRGIHVVDYSREALAEAAAHVCVLADAEDLPAHGAAVRARFDWEIPS from the coding sequence GTGATTTCCCGTACCGACCTGCGTGGAGCCCTCCCCGAGGATCTCCACGGCGTGCTGCCCCGTGCCCAGCTCGACGTCGAAGCCGCCCTGGAGAAGGTGCGGTCGATCTGCGACGACGTGCGTCATCGCGGGGCCGCGGCCGTACGAGAGTGGACCGCCCGGTTCGACGGCGTGGAGCTGGAGTCCACCCGCGTCCCCGTCCAGGCGGTCACCGAGGCGCTGGAGGCGCTCGACCCGAGGATCCGGGCGGCCCTTGAGGAGTCGATCCGCCGGGCCCGTCTCGTCCACCGCGACCAGCGGCGCACCGACGTCACCACCCAGGTCGTGCCCGGCGGCACCGTCACCGAGCGCTGGGTCCCCGTCGAGCGCGTGGGCCTGTACGTCCCCGGCGGCCGGGCGGTGTACCCCTCCAGCGTGGTCATGAACGTGGTCCCCGCCCAGGAGGCCGGGGTCTCCTCCCTCGCGGTCGCCTCGCCCGCGCAGCGGGAGTTCGGCGGGCTGCCGCACCCGACCATCCTGGCCGCGTGCGCGCTGCTCGGGGTGGACGAGGTCCACGCCGTCGGCGGGGCCCAGGCCGTGGCGATGTTCGCCTACGGCACCGAGGAGTGCGCCCCGGTCGACATGGTCACCGGCCCCGGCAACATCTGGGTCGCCGCCGCCAAGCGCCTGCTCAAGGGCCGCATCGGCATCGACTCCGAGGCCGGCCCCACCGAGATCGCGATCCTCGCCGACTCCACCGCCGACCCGGTGCACCTCGCCGCCGACCTCATCAGCCAGGCCGAGCACGACACGATCGCCGCCGCCGTCCTCGTCACCGACTCCGAGGAGCTGGCCGAGGCCGTCGAGCGGGAGCTGCCCCGCCAGGTCGCCGCCACCAAGCACGGCGAGCGGATCACCGAGGCCCTGGCCGGGCGCCAGTCCGGCATCCTCCTCGTCGACGACATGGAGGCCGGGCTGCGCGTCGTCGACGCCTACGCCGCCGAGCACCTGGAGATCCACACCGCCGGGGCGTCCGCGCTGGCCGCCAGGGTGCGCAACGCCGGGGCCGTCTTCGTCGGCGCCTACGCGCCGGTCTCGCTCGGCGACTACCTCGCCGGGTCCAACCACGTGCTGCCCACCGGCGGCTGCGCCTGCCACTCCTCGGGGCTGTCGGTGCAGACCTTCCTGCGGGGCATCCACGTCGTCGACTACAGCCGTGAGGCCCTCGCCGAGGCGGCCGCCCACGTGTGCGTGCTCGCCGACGCCGAAGACCTTCCCGCGCACGGCGCCGCCGTCCGCGCGCGTTTCGACTGGGAGATCCCCTCGTGA
- the ybaK gene encoding Cys-tRNA(Pro) deacylase — MSKSKRTGGQGTPATVTLTQADVDFTLHPYDHDADAQAYGEEAADALGVPYGQIFKTLVAEVESGLAVAVVPVAGKLDLKAFAAALKSKRAAMADAAKVERVTGYVVGGISPLGQRKRLPTVIDASALDFETIYFSAGRRGLQIETAPSELVRLTQAITAPIGKTGQPPR, encoded by the coding sequence GTGAGTAAGTCGAAGCGCACCGGTGGTCAGGGGACCCCGGCGACGGTGACGTTGACCCAGGCCGACGTGGATTTCACCCTTCACCCCTACGACCACGACGCCGACGCGCAGGCCTACGGCGAGGAGGCGGCCGACGCCCTCGGCGTGCCGTACGGGCAGATCTTCAAGACGCTCGTCGCCGAGGTGGAGAGCGGACTGGCCGTCGCGGTCGTGCCGGTGGCGGGCAAGCTCGACCTCAAGGCCTTCGCGGCGGCGCTGAAGAGCAAGCGGGCCGCGATGGCCGACGCGGCCAAGGTGGAACGCGTCACCGGTTACGTGGTGGGCGGCATCAGCCCGCTGGGGCAGCGCAAGCGCCTGCCGACCGTGATCGACGCCTCCGCCCTGGACTTCGAGACGATCTACTTCTCCGCCGGGCGGCGCGGGCTGCAGATCGAGACCGCCCCCTCCGAGCTGGTACGGCTCACACAGGCGATCACGGCGCCCATCGGCAAGACGGGCCAGCCTCCCCGGTGA